A DNA window from Aphelocoma coerulescens isolate FSJ_1873_10779 chromosome 7, UR_Acoe_1.0, whole genome shotgun sequence contains the following coding sequences:
- the LOC138113322 gene encoding maestro heat-like repeat-containing protein family member 7: MEQRPLRVPKLAWVKEEEEGPGAVPAQESGLVEQFQLLQDDAATDQTQEQDPARGRFSRAAQMICKFIKCIWQEETSVMGTGSVENGDISNTDASTSMLDLLVNKGVPCPEQVPAMVRYIHRWLMANESGEHKLDNTLLELTEAQPTDVVITLLRVAPSCDRAATTMWSTILSSRRTARLVVLILLEVLSNWPEHITHTSDGDNTDVFALAATLVMWKILQGPCWPQEAMLYFPRLFVHLLFQVFFSTEQMPQKVNTFWRACRKEHRLPTNPNRFVVQTLEALLRRLEYEDVVVAMERQHGWDTLLCPDTQHYAVGLLAREMRSGLPHLCSRIALHLLGLLRRRRSRWYLLTLAFFVEVLECLDLSKCGDSILEIMLKNLRSECRERRRLALSGLMVLSNDPSLAEKMWSLTESLVEFVRENDSGVVRMSIIVLSRLFLANAHPLPGRVALQLAEPLVPLFDNDDSQVQMCSMYVFREVMDLIMRKRKKALKSHVRQSLLPLSFHCHDESQHVAEVSRETLLCAARFLKRRDLEQMLQLDQTWRFGEGLLAEDRSRAAEHLRRALPYLRSPQTALREAAVRFIGIAGRHLRRQKEELQLICEALEDMTDDISPAVSRLAAQTLYVLRAAKSAPYSIFPKLRDRLRRACKTRPRLWGCGWLHCWSSAES, encoded by the exons ATGGAGCAGAGACCCCTGAGGGTGCCCAAGCTGGCCTgggtgaaggaggaggaagaaggccctggagctgtcccagctcAAGAGTCTGGACTAGTGGAAcagttccagctgctgcaggatg ATGCAGCCACGGACCAGACACAAGAGCAGGACCCCGCCCGTGGCCGCTTCAGCAGAGCAGCGCA GATGATTTGCAAATTCATCAAGTGCATTTGGCAGGAAGAGACCAGCGTCATGGGCACTGGGTCCGTGGAAAACGGGGACATCTCCAACACTGACGCCAGCACCTCCATGCTGGATTTGCTTGTGAATAAGGGTGTCCCCTGTCCAGAGCAA GTGCCCGCCATGGTGAGGTACATCCACCGCTGGCTCATGGCCAATGAGTCTGGCGAGCACAAGCTGGACAATACCCTTCTGGAGCTGACAGAGGCACAACCCACTGATGTGGTGATCACTCTCCTGCGTGTGGCTCCTTCATGTGACAG agctgctacAACCATGTGGAGCACGATCTTGTCCTCGAGAAGGACTGCGAGGCTGGTGGTGCTGATACTCCTCGAAGTGCTGAGCAACTGGCCAGAGCACATCACACACACCTCCGATGGGGACAACACGGATGTCTTTGCCCTGGCT GCAACTCTGGTGATGTGGAAGATCCTCCAggggccctgctggccacaagaAGCGATGTTGTATTTCCCTCGTCTCTTTGTGCATCTGCTCTTCCAAGTGTtcttcagcacagaacagatgcCACAGAAGGTTAATACTTTCTGGAGAGCATGCCGGAAGGAACACCGCCTTCCCACCAATCCCAACAG GTTTGTAGTGCAGACCCTGGAGGCCCTGCTCCGTCGGCTGGAGTATGAGGATGTGGTGGTGGCCATGGAGCGCCAGCATGGCTGGGACACACTGCTCTGTCCTGACACACAGCACTATGCAGTGGGTCTGCTGGCCAG GGAGATGCGCAGTGGCTTGCCCCACTTGTGTTCCCGCATCGCCTTGCACCTGCTCGGGCTGCTCAGGAGGAGGCGGTCACGCTGGTATCTGCTCACGCTGGCCTTCTTCGTTGAG GTCCTGGAGTGTCTGGACTTGAGTAAATGCGGTGACAGCATCCTGGAGATCATGTTAAAGAACCTGCggagcgagtgcagggagagGCGTCGCCTGGCGCTCAGTGGCCTCATGGTGCTCAGCAATGATCCCTCGCTg GCTGAAAAAATGTGGAGCCTGACTGAAAGCCTCGTGGAGTTCGTGCGGGAAAATGATAGCGGTGTGGTTAGGATGAGCATCATTGTACTCAGCCGTTTGTTCTTGGCTAATGCCCACCCGCTACCCGGCCGCGTCGCCCTGCAGTTGGCTGAGCCTCTTGTGCCACTCTTTGACAAC GATGATAGCCAGGTGCAGATGTGCTCCATGTATGTCTTCCGAGAAGTGATGGATTTAATAATgcgaaagagaaaaaaggcccTCAAGTCACACGTGCGCCAGAGCCTGCTCCCACTCTCTTTCCACTGCCATGATGAGAGCCAGCACGTGGCAGAG gtttCTCGGGAAACGCTGCTTTGTGCTGCCAGATTCCTGAAGAGGAGGGATCTTGAACAGATGCTGCAGCTGGATCAGACATGGAGGTTTGGCGAGGGCCTG ctggcagaggacaggagccGAGCGGCCGAGCACCTGCGCCGGGCCCTGCCGTACCTGCGGAGCCCACAGACGGCCCTACGAGAGGCGGCCGTCAGGTTCATTG GGATCGCCGGGCGGCACCTGAGGCGGCAGAAGGAAGAGCTCCAGCTCATCTGTGAGG CCCTTGAAGACATGACAGATGACATCAGCCCTGCTGTCTCAAGGCTGGCAGCTCAAACATTGTACGTCCTCAGAGCAGCAAAGAGCGCTCCGTACTCCATCTTCCCGAAGCTCCGAGATCGACTCCGCAGGGCATGCAAGACACGGCCTCGTCTGTGGGGCTGTGGCtggctgcactgctggagctctgCGGAGAGCTGA